The Nerophis ophidion isolate RoL-2023_Sa linkage group LG07, RoL_Noph_v1.0, whole genome shotgun sequence genome contains a region encoding:
- the LOC133555663 gene encoding noggin-like, with translation MHPNPHSVCVLVLYLGLLLDRGGCQHYYLLRPIPSDSMPLVDLKEDPDPVLDPRERDLNETELRSLLGDFDGRFLSVSPPGDDQFPGNDELEDADLQKLGGVLPKEIRALDFDAQLGKKHKASKKLKRRLQQWLWSYTFCPVLHTWTDLGHRFWPRFVRVGGCLSKRSCSVPEGMVCKPAASTHLGLLRWRCLQRKAGLKCAWIPVHYPVITDCKCACAG, from the coding sequence ATGCATCCGAACCCGCACTCCGTGTGCGTGCTGGTTCTGTACCTGGGCCTGCTGCTGGACCGGGGCGGCTGCCAGCACTACTACCTCCTCCGACCCATCCCCAGTGACAGCATGCCGCTCGTGGACTTAAAGGAGGACCCGGACCCCGTGCTGGACCCCAGGGAGCGGGACCTTAACGAGACCGAGCTCAGGAGCCTCCTGGGAGACTTTGACGGCCGCTTTTTGTCCGTCTCGCCGCCCGGCGACGACCAATTCCCTGGGAACGACGAGCTGGAGGACGCGGATCTGCAGAAGCTCGGCGGGGTTCTGCCCAAGGAGATCCGGGCTCTGGACTTTGACGCGCAACTGGGGAAGAAGCACAAAGCCAGTAAGAAACTGAAGCGGCGCCTGCAGCAGTGGCTGTGGTCCTACACCTTCTGCCCGGTGCTGCACACCTGGACCGACCTGGGACACCGCTTCTGGCCGCGCTTCGTGCGCGTGGGCGGCTGCCTCAGCAAGCGCTCCTGCTCGGTGCCGGAGGGCATGGTGTGCAAGCCCGCCGCCTCCACGCACCTGGGCCTGCTCAGGTGGAGGTGCTTGCAGAGGAAGGCGGGGCTCAAGTGCGCGTGGATCCCGGTACATTACCCCGTTATCACGGACTGCAAATGCGCGTGCGCGGGCTAA